The following are encoded in a window of Nitrospirota bacterium genomic DNA:
- a CDS encoding CbbQ/NirQ/NorQ/GpvN family protein encodes MKTIKTEEYIIEEEPYYLPSGREIEIFEAAYKNQIPVILKGPTGCGKTRFMQHMAWRLKRPLITVSCHDDLTASDLVGRYLVRGGETVWVDGPLTKAVKVGGFCYLDEIVEARKDTTVVIHPLADDRRILPIEKLGETLQAPPQFLFSISYNPGYQSILKDLKQSTRQRFLAIEFSYPDKKLEKQIIMHESGIDETTAERLVSFAEKTRNLKDRGLIEGASTRLLIHAAKLISSGIETTEACKTAIAEPLTDDHEMLSALSELISSIF; translated from the coding sequence ATGAAAACAATAAAGACGGAAGAATATATTATCGAAGAAGAGCCGTACTATCTGCCTTCAGGCAGGGAGATAGAGATATTTGAGGCAGCTTACAAGAATCAGATACCGGTCATCTTGAAGGGACCAACCGGATGCGGCAAGACCAGATTTATGCAGCATATGGCCTGGAGATTGAAGAGACCTCTTATTACTGTTTCTTGTCATGATGATCTCACTGCCTCCGACCTTGTTGGCAGATATCTTGTGCGCGGAGGGGAGACGGTATGGGTTGACGGGCCTCTTACAAAGGCCGTGAAGGTCGGCGGCTTCTGCTATCTCGATGAAATTGTCGAGGCGAGGAAGGACACCACAGTCGTAATCCATCCCTTGGCGGATGACAGGAGGATCCTCCCCATAGAGAAGCTGGGCGAGACACTACAGGCGCCTCCGCAATTCCTCTTCAGCATATCCTACAATCCGGGATACCAGAGCATCCTCAAAGACCTCAAGCAGTCTACACGTCAGCGGTTTCTTGCAATTGAGTTCAGCTATCCTGACAAGAAGCTTGAAAAGCAGATCATAATGCACGAATCCGGTATTGATGAAACCACTGCGGAAAGACTGGTGAGTTTCGCCGAAAAAACTCGTAATCTGAAAGACAGGGGGCTGATCGAGGGGGCAAGCACAAGGCTTTTAATTCACGCTGCAAAATTGATCTCTTCCGGCATTGAAACGACAGAGGCCTGCAAGACCGCAATTGCCGAGCCCCTTACCGATGACCATGAAATGCTGTCGGCCCTTTCCGAACTAATAAGCTCCATATTTTAA